The proteins below come from a single Micromonospora citrea genomic window:
- a CDS encoding ABC transporter ATP-binding protein has translation MATVTYAKASRIYPGTERPAVNQLDLEIGDGEFLVLVGPSGCGKSTSLRMLAGLEDVDQGSIHIDDRDVTHLPPKARDIAMVFQNYALYPHMTVYENMAFALKLRKTSKAEIDRRVKEAAALLQLEEFLNRKPKALSGGQRQRVAMGRAIVREPQVFLMDEPLSNLDAKLRVQTRTQIASLQAKLGVTTVYVTHDQVEAMTMGHRVAVMLDGVLQQVDTPRALYDTPANVFVAGFMGSPAMNIKTVPLSDRGAAFAEMHIPLTREQVEAARADGGDGKVTVGFRPEDCDLVSPTEGGMPVVVELVEDLGSDANVYGHAALEGNNERFVVRTDRRTMPNMGDTVFVKPREGRSHVFNAATGNRI, from the coding sequence ATGGCTACGGTCACCTACGCCAAGGCGTCCCGGATCTACCCGGGCACCGAGCGCCCCGCCGTCAACCAGCTCGACCTGGAGATCGGCGACGGCGAGTTCCTCGTCCTGGTCGGCCCCTCCGGTTGCGGCAAGTCCACCAGCCTGCGGATGCTCGCCGGCCTGGAGGACGTCGACCAGGGTTCGATCCACATCGACGACCGGGACGTCACCCACCTGCCGCCGAAGGCCCGCGACATCGCGATGGTCTTCCAGAACTACGCCCTCTACCCGCACATGACGGTGTACGAGAACATGGCGTTCGCGCTCAAGCTGCGCAAGACCTCGAAGGCCGAGATCGACCGGCGGGTCAAGGAGGCGGCGGCGCTGCTCCAGCTGGAGGAGTTCCTCAACCGTAAGCCGAAGGCGCTCTCCGGCGGTCAGCGCCAGCGCGTCGCGATGGGCCGGGCGATCGTGCGCGAGCCGCAGGTCTTCCTCATGGACGAGCCGCTGTCGAACCTCGACGCGAAGCTGCGTGTGCAGACCCGTACCCAGATCGCGTCGCTGCAGGCCAAGCTGGGCGTCACCACCGTCTACGTCACCCACGACCAGGTCGAGGCCATGACCATGGGCCACCGGGTGGCGGTCATGCTCGACGGCGTCCTCCAGCAGGTGGACACCCCGCGGGCGCTCTACGACACCCCGGCCAACGTCTTCGTCGCGGGCTTCATGGGCTCCCCCGCCATGAACATCAAGACCGTGCCGCTGAGCGACCGGGGCGCCGCGTTCGCCGAGATGCACATCCCGCTGACCCGGGAGCAGGTCGAGGCCGCCCGCGCCGACGGCGGCGACGGCAAGGTGACCGTCGGCTTCCGCCCCGAGGACTGCGACCTGGTCAGCCCGACCGAGGGCGGCATGCCCGTCGTCGTCGAGCTGGTCGAGGACCTCGGCTCCGACGCCAACGTCTACGGCCACGCCGCGCTCGAGGGCAACAACGAGCGCTTCGTGGTCCGCACCGACCGGCGCACCATGCCGAACATGGGCGACACCGTCTTCGTCAAGCCGCGCGAGGGCCGCAGCCACGTGTTCAACGCCGCCACCGGCAACCGCATCTGA
- a CDS encoding helix-turn-helix domain-containing protein encodes MSRAAEESNRAMLRARDAMDRAYDEPLDIAALARIAYVSEAHFIRTFRATFGETPHRYLQRRRVERAMYLLLHTRRDVTDICYAVGFSSLGTFSRTFRQIVGEPPSEYRRRRAPLAAPVPGCFTKAWTRPSSFG; translated from the coding sequence GTGAGCAGGGCCGCGGAGGAGTCGAACCGGGCCATGCTGCGCGCGCGGGACGCCATGGACCGCGCGTACGACGAGCCGCTGGACATCGCGGCGCTGGCCCGGATCGCGTACGTCTCCGAGGCCCACTTCATCCGCACCTTCCGGGCCACCTTCGGCGAGACCCCGCACCGCTACCTCCAGCGGCGGCGGGTGGAGCGGGCGATGTACCTGCTGCTGCACACGCGCCGGGACGTGACCGACATCTGCTACGCGGTCGGGTTCTCCAGCCTCGGCACGTTCAGCCGCACGTTCCGGCAGATCGTCGGCGAGCCGCCGTCGGAGTACCGCAGGCGCAGGGCCCCGCTCGCCGCGCCCGTTCCGGGCTGCTTCACCAAGGCCTGGACCCGGCCCAGCAGTTTTGGATAA
- a CDS encoding VOC family protein: protein MTMNAITRSQIYVLDQDEALDFYVGKLGMEVNTDADLGFMRWLTVNIPGDPEREILLEKPGPPALDPATAEQVRELLTKGALGGFLFMTTDDAQKTYEELVAKGVEITDDPMERPYGIDFGIRDPFGNKIRIGQMFPRA from the coding sequence ATGACGATGAACGCGATCACCCGCTCCCAGATCTACGTCCTCGACCAGGACGAGGCCCTCGACTTCTATGTCGGCAAGCTCGGCATGGAGGTCAACACCGACGCCGACCTCGGCTTCATGCGCTGGCTCACGGTCAACATCCCCGGCGACCCGGAGCGCGAGATCCTGCTGGAGAAGCCCGGTCCGCCGGCGCTGGACCCGGCGACCGCCGAGCAGGTCCGTGAGCTGCTCACCAAGGGGGCGCTGGGCGGCTTCCTCTTCATGACCACCGACGACGCGCAGAAGACGTACGAGGAGCTGGTCGCCAAGGGCGTCGAGATCACCGACGATCCGATGGAGCGCCCGTACGGGATCGACTTCGGCATCCGCGACCCGTTCGGCAACAAGATCCGCATCGGCCAGATGTTCCCTCGGGCCTGA
- a CDS encoding TetR/AcrR family transcriptional regulator yields MSTARGPRGAAAIHAAVLDLLASEGYAALTVEGVARRSGINKTTLYRWWPSKPALVAATFRHAIARDLPVPDTGSLRGDLTALLRSKAAFFADGPGRLAADVLAHTGADAELARLADELLGQHCAHVAEVTGRARARGELTGPVDDTLLADLLLGPVWLRAVVTHRPLPPADADALVDTLLAGLPTGRAG; encoded by the coding sequence GTGAGCACGGCACGCGGCCCGCGCGGGGCGGCGGCGATCCACGCGGCCGTGCTGGACCTGCTGGCCTCCGAGGGGTACGCCGCGCTGACCGTCGAGGGGGTGGCCCGGCGCTCCGGGATCAACAAGACCACCCTCTACCGCTGGTGGCCGTCGAAGCCCGCCCTGGTCGCGGCGACGTTCCGGCACGCCATCGCCCGGGACCTGCCGGTGCCGGACACCGGCTCGCTGCGCGGCGACCTGACCGCCCTGCTCCGGTCGAAGGCCGCCTTCTTCGCCGACGGGCCGGGGCGGCTCGCCGCCGACGTGCTCGCCCACACCGGGGCGGACGCGGAACTGGCCCGGCTCGCCGACGAGCTGCTCGGCCAGCACTGCGCGCACGTCGCCGAGGTGACCGGGCGGGCCCGCGCGCGGGGCGAGCTGACCGGGCCGGTCGACGACACGCTCCTGGCCGATCTGCTGCTCGGGCCGGTCTGGCTGCGCGCCGTGGTCACCCACCGCCCGCTGCCACCCGCCGACGCCGACGCCCTCGTCGACACCCTGCTCGCCGGCCTGCCGACCGGCCGGGCCGGGTAG
- a CDS encoding succinic semialdehyde dehydrogenase, with translation MTATALPPHAAPADRPAGNPVADGPPPALPAAATALAGQVRGTGPAFTATSPLTGAPTVDVPSSTPADVDAAFADARAAQLSWAALPAGRRAAVLLRLHDLVLDRQAEGLDLVQLEAGKARRHAVEEVLDVAINARYHARAAARLLRPRRRAGALPVLTRTRELRFPVGVVGVVSPWNYPLSLAASEVLPALAAGNAVVHRPDPATMLSALWLRALAVEAGLPPALWQVVAGEGAEVGPLVTDRADLVCFTGSTRVGREVAARAARRLVPASLELGGKNPLLVLDDADLDRAVEGAIRACFASAGQLCVSIERVYVADPLHDEFLRRFVARTGTLRLGVGGDFGADLGSLASARQLDTVTAHVADAVERGATLHTGGRHRPDIGPYVFEPAVLTGVTPGMRMHAEETFGPVVAVYRFRTDDEAVALANDTAYGLNASVFSGSGARGEAVAARIDAGSVNVNDGYSAVWGSVDAPMGGWKDSGLGGRHGADGLLRFTRVKTVARQRGLDLAPAYHRPGERSAAWTRRMTTALRLLRRTGL, from the coding sequence ATGACCGCCACCGCCCTCCCCCCGCACGCCGCGCCGGCGGACCGCCCCGCCGGCAACCCGGTCGCCGACGGGCCGCCACCCGCGCTGCCCGCCGCCGCCACCGCGCTCGCCGGCCAGGTGCGCGGCACCGGGCCGGCGTTCACCGCCACCTCGCCGCTGACCGGCGCGCCGACGGTGGACGTACCGTCCAGCACCCCCGCCGACGTCGACGCCGCCTTCGCCGACGCGCGGGCCGCCCAGCTTTCCTGGGCCGCCCTGCCCGCCGGGCGTCGGGCCGCCGTCCTGCTCCGGCTGCACGACCTGGTGCTGGACCGACAGGCCGAGGGGCTCGACCTGGTCCAGCTGGAGGCCGGCAAGGCCCGCCGGCACGCGGTCGAGGAGGTCCTCGACGTCGCCATCAACGCCCGCTACCACGCCCGCGCCGCCGCCCGGCTGCTGCGCCCCCGCCGCCGGGCCGGGGCCCTGCCGGTGCTCACCCGCACACGCGAGCTGCGCTTCCCGGTCGGCGTGGTCGGCGTCGTCTCGCCCTGGAACTATCCCCTCTCGCTGGCCGCCTCCGAGGTGCTGCCCGCCCTGGCGGCCGGCAACGCCGTGGTGCACCGGCCCGACCCGGCCACCATGCTCAGCGCGCTGTGGCTGCGGGCCCTCGCCGTCGAGGCGGGGCTGCCCCCGGCGCTCTGGCAGGTGGTCGCCGGCGAGGGCGCGGAGGTGGGCCCGCTGGTCACCGACCGGGCCGACCTGGTCTGCTTCACCGGCTCGACGCGGGTCGGCCGGGAGGTCGCCGCCCGGGCCGCGCGCCGGCTGGTGCCCGCGTCGCTGGAGCTGGGCGGCAAGAACCCGCTGCTCGTGCTCGACGACGCCGACCTGGACCGGGCGGTGGAGGGTGCCATCCGGGCCTGCTTCGCCAGCGCCGGCCAGCTCTGCGTCTCGATCGAACGCGTCTACGTCGCCGACCCGCTGCACGACGAGTTCCTGCGCCGGTTCGTGGCGCGCACCGGGACGCTTCGGCTGGGCGTCGGCGGCGACTTCGGCGCCGACCTCGGCTCGCTGGCGTCGGCGCGGCAGCTCGACACCGTCACCGCGCACGTCGCCGACGCCGTCGAGCGTGGCGCCACCCTGCACACCGGCGGCCGGCACCGCCCCGACATCGGGCCGTACGTCTTCGAGCCGGCCGTGCTCACGGGCGTCACCCCCGGCATGCGGATGCACGCCGAAGAGACCTTCGGACCGGTCGTCGCCGTGTACCGCTTCCGCACCGACGACGAGGCGGTGGCCCTGGCCAACGACACCGCGTACGGGCTGAACGCCAGCGTGTTCAGCGGCTCCGGGGCGCGCGGCGAGGCGGTCGCCGCCCGGATCGACGCGGGGTCCGTCAACGTCAACGACGGCTACAGCGCCGTCTGGGGCAGCGTCGACGCCCCCATGGGCGGCTGGAAGGACTCGGGGCTGGGCGGCCGGCACGGCGCGGACGGGCTGCTCCGGTTCACCCGGGTCAAGACCGTCGCCCGGCAGCGCGGGCTGGACCTGGCCCCCGCGTACCACCGGCCGGGCGAGCGGAGCGCGGCCTGGACCCGCCGGATGACCACGGCGCTGCGGCTGCTGCGCCGCACGGGGCTGTGA
- a CDS encoding enoyl-CoA hydratase/isomerase family protein, producing MTVADAELLVEVAGAVATVVIHNPARRNAMTAGMWRRLPELLDGLEGDPAVRALVLTGAEGTFCAGADLGDLDDLFDGGDLTLAVAAEERLAAFAKPTVAAVRGACVGGGCQLAVACDLRVAAADARFGVPPARLGLVYPAPTTRRLARLVGPAAAKHLLFTAELIDTERALRIGLVDEVLPPDRLAARVDELTAAVAARSQLSVAAAKEIVDGRADEARIAWWHGQVRASGEAREGVAAVRERRPPRFGWTPG from the coding sequence GTGACGGTGGCGGACGCGGAGCTTCTCGTCGAGGTCGCGGGTGCGGTGGCCACGGTGGTGATCCACAACCCGGCCCGGCGCAACGCGATGACCGCCGGGATGTGGCGGCGGCTGCCGGAGCTGCTCGACGGGCTGGAGGGCGATCCCGCCGTCCGGGCGCTGGTGCTCACCGGCGCCGAGGGCACCTTCTGCGCGGGCGCGGACCTCGGCGACCTGGACGACCTGTTCGACGGCGGGGACCTCACCCTCGCGGTCGCCGCCGAGGAGCGGCTGGCCGCGTTCGCCAAGCCGACCGTCGCCGCCGTCCGGGGCGCCTGCGTGGGCGGCGGCTGCCAGCTCGCGGTCGCCTGCGACCTGCGGGTCGCCGCCGCCGACGCGCGGTTCGGTGTGCCGCCGGCGCGGCTGGGCCTGGTGTACCCGGCACCCACCACCCGGCGGCTGGCCCGGCTGGTCGGCCCGGCCGCCGCCAAGCACCTGCTCTTCACGGCCGAGCTGATCGACACCGAGCGGGCGCTGCGGATCGGCCTGGTCGACGAGGTGCTGCCGCCCGACCGCCTCGCCGCCCGGGTGGACGAGCTGACCGCCGCCGTGGCCGCCCGGTCGCAGCTCAGCGTGGCGGCGGCCAAGGAGATCGTCGACGGCCGGGCCGACGAGGCCCGGATCGCCTGGTGGCACGGGCAGGTCCGGGCCAGTGGTGAGGCCCGCGAGGGCGTCGCGGCCGTCCGGGAGCGTCGCCCGCCCCGCTTCGGCTGGACGCCGGGCTGA
- a CDS encoding serine/threonine-protein kinase translates to MQRDQLLAGRYRLGERLGKGGMSVVHRAHDEVLERDVAVKVLVAADQSARRRIQDEAKAAARLSHPNVTGVYDYGESLLHGRWVPFVVMELLSGRTLAQRLAAGPLPPREAVRVCAEVAAGLAAAHAQGLVHRDVKPENVVLAPTGAKVVDFGIAAVAGAPEIDFEGRLLGTPAYLAPERLAAGGVLPASDVYALGLLVHQVLTGRLPWHGETQTGMLRAHAYAEPGPLPAVDGVPAEIGRLYRRCVAKAPGDRPSAAEVARVLTGALARMPAAEPASGPADGPVRPPGAAGVDGRPARGGWGSRRGSRVVAALGAAVVGVVAVAGTLGDASGRRSGAADEPRTGIGTGPVGSTSVALPVTADAPKRPAAPGAGPPVGSATAGRSSPGPVAPSAAAPTGGGPTAPAPTGGAEPTPARPSEVDVVARGGVVTVRCDGKLAVVVDVAPAAGHHAEAYAPGPAREVRVELVSAESRSLVTVRCANGRPVPRVKEKGR, encoded by the coding sequence GTGCAGCGTGATCAGTTGCTCGCGGGCCGCTACCGGCTCGGCGAGCGCCTCGGCAAGGGCGGCATGTCCGTGGTCCACCGGGCACACGACGAGGTGCTGGAACGCGACGTCGCGGTGAAGGTGCTCGTCGCGGCCGACCAGTCGGCGCGGCGGCGGATCCAGGACGAGGCGAAGGCGGCGGCCCGGCTCTCGCACCCGAACGTCACCGGCGTCTACGACTACGGAGAGTCCCTCCTCCACGGCCGGTGGGTGCCCTTCGTCGTCATGGAGCTGCTCTCCGGCCGTACGCTCGCGCAGCGGCTGGCGGCCGGGCCGCTGCCGCCCCGGGAGGCCGTGCGGGTGTGCGCCGAGGTGGCCGCCGGCTTGGCCGCAGCCCACGCCCAGGGGCTGGTGCACCGCGACGTCAAGCCCGAGAACGTCGTGCTGGCCCCGACGGGCGCGAAGGTGGTCGACTTCGGCATCGCGGCCGTCGCCGGCGCACCCGAGATCGACTTCGAGGGGCGGCTGCTCGGCACCCCGGCGTACCTGGCTCCCGAGCGGCTCGCCGCCGGTGGGGTGTTGCCCGCCTCCGACGTCTACGCGCTCGGCCTGCTCGTGCACCAGGTGCTCACCGGGCGGCTGCCGTGGCACGGCGAGACGCAGACCGGGATGCTGCGCGCCCACGCGTACGCCGAGCCGGGCCCGCTGCCGGCGGTCGACGGCGTGCCCGCCGAGATCGGCCGGCTGTACCGGCGGTGCGTGGCGAAGGCGCCGGGTGACCGTCCCTCGGCCGCCGAGGTGGCGCGCGTGCTCACCGGCGCGCTCGCCCGGATGCCGGCGGCGGAGCCCGCGTCCGGGCCGGCGGACGGGCCGGTGCGGCCGCCGGGCGCCGCCGGGGTCGACGGCCGGCCGGCGCGCGGGGGCTGGGGGTCGCGGCGCGGTTCGCGGGTGGTGGCGGCGCTGGGCGCGGCGGTGGTCGGGGTGGTGGCGGTCGCCGGCACCCTCGGCGATGCCTCGGGCCGGCGGTCCGGCGCGGCCGACGAGCCGCGCACCGGCATCGGCACCGGCCCGGTGGGCTCCACCAGCGTCGCCCTGCCGGTCACCGCCGACGCGCCGAAGCGGCCGGCCGCCCCCGGCGCCGGCCCGCCGGTCGGGTCGGCGACGGCCGGCCGGTCCAGCCCGGGGCCGGTCGCGCCCAGCGCGGCGGCGCCCACCGGCGGCGGCCCGACCGCCCCGGCGCCCACCGGCGGCGCCGAGCCGACCCCCGCCCGGCCGTCCGAGGTGGACGTCGTCGCCCGGGGCGGGGTGGTGACGGTCCGCTGCGACGGGAAGCTCGCCGTGGTGGTCGATGTCGCGCCGGCCGCCGGTCACCACGCGGAGGCGTATGCGCCGGGCCCGGCGCGGGAGGTGCGGGTCGAACTGGTCTCCGCCGAGAGTCGCAGCCTGGTCACCGTGCGCTGCGCCAACGGCCGCCCGGTGCCCCGGGTCAAGGAGAAGGGCCGGTAG
- a CDS encoding HNH endonuclease, which yields MDAVLVVNADLGPLHRVTVQHAIRMLCRRVAEIHEAEPDRLIGVFPVPRVVRLVRYVVTRWRFSAGPAWSRAGVLRRDGRCCAYCGGPAGTIDHILPRSRGGRNTWRNTTAACYECNQRKGDRTPAEAGMPLRREPATPSWAALAGR from the coding sequence GTGGACGCCGTCCTCGTCGTCAACGCCGACCTCGGCCCGCTGCACCGGGTCACCGTTCAGCACGCGATCCGGATGCTCTGCCGCCGGGTCGCCGAGATCCACGAGGCCGAACCGGACCGGCTGATCGGGGTCTTCCCCGTTCCCCGGGTGGTCCGCCTCGTCCGCTACGTGGTGACCCGCTGGCGCTTCAGCGCCGGACCGGCCTGGTCGCGGGCCGGGGTGCTGCGGCGGGACGGGCGGTGCTGCGCGTACTGCGGGGGGCCGGCCGGCACGATCGACCACATCCTGCCCCGCTCACGCGGCGGCCGGAACACGTGGCGGAACACGACCGCCGCCTGCTACGAGTGCAACCAGCGCAAGGGCGACCGGACGCCGGCCGAGGCGGGCATGCCGCTGCGGCGCGAGCCGGCGACCCCGAGCTGGGCGGCGCTGGCCGGGCGGTGA
- a CDS encoding FAD-dependent oxidoreductase, producing MALSQVVGRLVGVREHEVDPGGGGAPRVPGRVEAVVVGGGIAGMSAAVVLAERGVAVTVLEAAPTLGGRLGAWPETLADGSRQMNEHGFHAFFRQYYNWRSILRRADPGLGFLKPVPGYPILSERWPTEEFGRLPPAPPANLLALLLRSPSLRLRDLRGMDRDAALPLLAYDPARTYAEFDDTTADELLTSLRLPDRARAMLFEVFSHSFFNHEAEMSAAEMIAQFHFYLLGNPEGLAFDCPDEDYATAIWDPLTRHVEKHGGRVFTGAAATALTRDGEGWRVATADGTSYPARHVVLAVDPPALAALVAASPDLADHAPALVERMPAFGRPGPPYAVARYWCDGDVAADRAVFSGVSRQPTLDSVTLYHRLENESRRWAQRTGGSVVELHAYACEEGVPAGELAERMRAELIALWPEAARLRVRELRARVEAQAPAFTPGGHARRPGVRTDADGLYLAGDGVRTEFPSALMERSAATGILAANHILRAEGGAAEPVRSIRPRGLLARRG from the coding sequence ATGGCGCTGTCGCAAGTGGTCGGTCGGCTCGTCGGCGTACGCGAGCACGAGGTGGACCCGGGCGGTGGTGGCGCCCCCCGCGTGCCGGGCCGGGTCGAGGCGGTGGTGGTCGGCGGCGGGATCGCCGGCATGTCGGCGGCGGTGGTGCTCGCCGAGCGCGGGGTGGCGGTGACGGTGCTGGAGGCCGCGCCGACGCTCGGCGGCCGGCTCGGGGCCTGGCCGGAGACGCTGGCCGACGGCAGCCGGCAGATGAACGAGCACGGCTTCCACGCGTTCTTCCGGCAGTACTACAACTGGCGGTCGATCCTGCGCCGCGCCGACCCGGGGCTGGGGTTCCTCAAGCCGGTCCCGGGCTACCCGATCCTCAGCGAACGGTGGCCGACCGAGGAGTTCGGCAGGCTGCCGCCCGCGCCGCCGGCGAACCTGCTGGCACTGCTGCTGCGCAGCCCCAGCCTGCGCCTGCGCGACCTGCGCGGGATGGACCGCGACGCGGCGCTGCCGCTGCTCGCGTACGACCCGGCGCGCACCTACGCCGAGTTCGACGACACCACCGCCGACGAGCTGCTCACCTCGCTGCGGCTGCCCGACCGGGCCCGCGCGATGCTCTTCGAGGTCTTCTCCCACTCGTTCTTCAACCACGAGGCGGAGATGTCGGCCGCCGAGATGATCGCCCAGTTCCACTTCTATCTGCTGGGCAATCCGGAGGGGCTGGCCTTCGACTGTCCCGACGAGGACTACGCGACCGCGATCTGGGACCCGCTGACCCGGCACGTCGAGAAGCACGGCGGCCGGGTGTTCACGGGCGCCGCCGCCACCGCGCTGACCCGCGACGGCGAGGGCTGGCGGGTGGCGACCGCCGACGGCACGTCGTACCCGGCCCGGCACGTCGTGCTCGCCGTCGACCCGCCAGCCCTGGCCGCGCTGGTCGCGGCCTCGCCCGACCTGGCCGACCACGCGCCCGCGCTGGTGGAGCGGATGCCCGCGTTCGGCCGGCCCGGCCCGCCGTACGCGGTGGCCCGCTACTGGTGCGACGGGGACGTCGCCGCCGACCGGGCGGTGTTCAGCGGCGTGTCCCGGCAGCCCACCCTGGACTCGGTGACCCTCTACCACCGGCTGGAGAACGAGTCCCGCCGCTGGGCGCAGCGCACCGGCGGCTCGGTGGTGGAGCTGCACGCGTACGCCTGCGAGGAGGGCGTGCCCGCCGGGGAGCTGGCCGAGCGGATGCGGGCCGAGCTGATTGCGCTCTGGCCGGAGGCGGCCCGGCTGCGGGTGCGGGAGCTGCGCGCCCGGGTGGAGGCGCAGGCGCCCGCCTTCACGCCCGGCGGCCACGCCCGGCGGCCGGGGGTGCGCACCGACGCGGACGGGCTCTACCTGGCCGGCGACGGCGTCCGGACGGAGTTCCCGAGCGCGCTGATGGAACGGTCGGCGGCGACGGGGATCCTGGCGGCCAACCACATCCTGCGGGCGGAGGGCGGCGCGGCCGAGCCGGTCCGCTCGATCCGCCCGCGTGGCCTGCTCGCCCGACGGGGATGA
- a CDS encoding MSMEG_6728 family protein, translating to MQTFLPYPDFLASARTLDQKRLGKQRVETIQVLRGLTRPTYGWRNHPAVKMWAGYEEALTRYGLDMCAVWSEPGRADTCATTMTADLAAACGLTRVRTQAELAEAGELPPWLGRDDLHLSHRSSLLRKDPGHYGPIFGDDVPPDLEYVWPASDRERRCLLPPDA from the coding sequence ATGCAGACGTTCCTGCCGTACCCGGACTTCCTGGCCAGCGCCCGGACGCTGGACCAGAAGCGGCTGGGCAAGCAGCGGGTGGAGACCATCCAGGTGCTGCGCGGGCTCACCCGCCCCACGTACGGCTGGCGCAACCACCCGGCGGTGAAGATGTGGGCCGGGTACGAGGAGGCCCTGACCCGGTACGGGCTGGACATGTGCGCGGTCTGGTCCGAGCCGGGCCGGGCCGACACCTGCGCGACCACGATGACCGCCGACCTCGCCGCCGCCTGCGGCCTGACCCGGGTGCGCACCCAGGCGGAGCTGGCCGAGGCCGGGGAGCTGCCGCCCTGGCTGGGCCGCGACGACCTGCACCTGAGCCACCGCTCGTCGCTGCTGCGTAAGGACCCGGGGCACTACGGCCCGATCTTCGGCGACGACGTCCCGCCCGACCTGGAGTACGTCTGGCCCGCCTCGGATCGGGAACGGCGCTGTCTGCTGCCGCCCGACGCCTGA
- a CDS encoding potassium channel protein has protein sequence MRHMAEPLLDRARRAGRRLRVNGDARAHYVVCGRDALAYWVVRALLATELQATGRVRITLVVPERPRSDEPDGRDLQGVEVVRADRLDEVTFRRAGLAGADGLALLYQDDVGNMHAALCAQEVEPRLRLVVRMFNTGLANGVRQIFPDSAVLSDASMAAPAFVAAALGEVAPTHFRHGGRTLYVARRDDVRQNDVVCGVADTRDPQQVRVLPADESAADVVLAEATGAPPGTEVAARRLVRARRRRRPFTVLLRAVRSFATRKIGIAVITLLAVIGVLGWLNGHATHASWGDSLYLTLVTTLSGQDPDPNKPVAQQVMQVVLNLAGLALIPLITAVVVDGIVNARLALHSGRIQPERSRHVVVVGLGNVGTRVMAQLCDFGVEVVAIDKVPEPRGAALARRLGVPLIVGDAALEETLQAASVGNCQALVVVSTDDETNLQAALNGRAVNPELQVVLRLFDGHFAERVQQAFGIGVSRSVSYLAAPSFAAALLDRAVIATIPVGRHALLVTQVSVAAGSSLDGRPLAAVGRAESVRLLAHARAGQRLDWAPDPRLVIVAGDRLTVVARRAGLNALLREAAPPPPEDPVTPAPRLPDE, from the coding sequence ATGCGGCACATGGCGGAGCCCCTGCTGGATCGTGCGCGGCGGGCGGGGCGTCGGCTCCGGGTCAACGGGGACGCGCGGGCGCACTACGTGGTCTGCGGCCGCGACGCCCTGGCCTACTGGGTGGTGCGGGCGCTGCTCGCCACCGAGCTCCAGGCGACCGGCCGCGTCCGGATCACCCTGGTGGTGCCGGAGCGCCCGCGCTCCGACGAGCCGGACGGGCGGGACCTGCAGGGCGTCGAGGTGGTGCGGGCCGACCGGCTCGACGAGGTCACCTTCCGGCGGGCCGGCCTGGCCGGCGCCGACGGGCTGGCCCTGCTGTACCAGGACGACGTCGGCAACATGCACGCCGCGCTCTGCGCCCAGGAGGTCGAGCCCCGGCTGCGCCTGGTGGTGCGGATGTTCAACACCGGGCTCGCCAACGGGGTGCGGCAGATCTTCCCCGACTCGGCGGTGCTCTCCGACGCGTCGATGGCCGCCCCCGCCTTCGTGGCCGCCGCGCTCGGTGAGGTCGCCCCCACCCACTTCCGGCACGGCGGGCGCACCCTCTACGTGGCCCGCCGCGACGACGTACGCCAGAACGACGTGGTCTGCGGGGTGGCCGACACCCGCGACCCCCAGCAGGTCCGGGTGCTGCCCGCCGACGAGTCCGCCGCCGACGTGGTGCTCGCCGAGGCGACCGGGGCGCCGCCCGGCACCGAGGTGGCCGCGCGCCGGCTGGTCCGGGCCCGGCGGCGGCGCCGCCCGTTCACGGTGCTGCTCCGCGCCGTACGCAGCTTCGCCACCCGCAAGATCGGCATCGCGGTCATCACGCTGCTCGCGGTGATCGGGGTGCTCGGCTGGCTCAACGGCCACGCCACCCACGCCAGCTGGGGCGACTCGCTCTACCTCACCCTCGTGACGACGCTGAGCGGGCAGGATCCGGACCCGAACAAGCCGGTCGCCCAGCAGGTCATGCAGGTGGTGCTCAACCTCGCCGGGCTGGCGCTGATCCCGCTGATCACCGCCGTGGTGGTGGACGGCATCGTCAACGCCCGGCTGGCGCTGCACTCCGGCCGCATCCAGCCGGAACGCTCCCGGCACGTCGTGGTGGTCGGGCTGGGCAACGTCGGCACCCGGGTGATGGCCCAGCTCTGCGACTTCGGCGTCGAGGTGGTGGCCATCGACAAGGTGCCCGAGCCGCGCGGAGCCGCGCTGGCCCGGCGCCTCGGGGTGCCGCTGATCGTCGGCGACGCCGCACTGGAGGAGACCCTCCAGGCGGCCTCGGTGGGCAACTGTCAGGCGCTGGTGGTGGTCTCCACCGACGACGAGACCAACCTCCAGGCGGCGCTGAACGGCCGGGCCGTCAACCCGGAACTCCAGGTGGTGCTGCGCCTCTTCGACGGCCACTTCGCCGAGCGCGTCCAGCAGGCGTTCGGCATCGGCGTCTCGCGCAGCGTCTCCTACCTCGCCGCGCCGTCCTTCGCCGCCGCGCTGCTGGACCGGGCGGTGATCGCCACCATCCCCGTCGGCCGGCACGCGCTGCTGGTCACCCAGGTCTCCGTCGCCGCCGGCTCGTCGCTGGACGGGCGGCCGCTCGCCGCCGTCGGGCGCGCCGAGAGCGTGCGCCTGCTCGCGCACGCCCGGGCCGGGCAGCGCCTCGACTGGGCGCCCGACCCGCGCCTGGTGATCGTCGCGGGGGACCGGCTGACGGTGGTGGCCCGCCGGGCCGGCCTGAACGCCCTGCTCCGCGAGGCCGCGCCGCCCCCGCCGGAGGATCCGGTGACGCCGGCGCCCCGGCTGCCCGACGAGTGA